From Actinopolymorpha cephalotaxi, one genomic window encodes:
- a CDS encoding MASE1 domain-containing protein, with translation MKFRKPRRDVLVVLQNLALAAAICLTSQLGLVIGLDRGGTSPFWPPTGVAVVALLTLGVDMWPGILLGSTIVNVFTGPLIAAIPTAFGTTLACLCAFWMLRRVGFRNELDRLKDALALVFLGALSAMLISSTVGTTLLLSTGVVSLGTFLPTWLTWWTGDAMGVLVVAPLLLTMVKLSWRRYRYVDAARLAEFVMLMVATFGLMLFTEKSLGVLFVAFPLLVWAAWRFQLPGAAPVGLLASAMAIHAAVVGYGAFDGKNQSETMTILQLFNGSIALTALLLSVAVTERMRMQAELERACGQLGDVIDHIDQAMRPGEPSHLRQWAEERTTSKRS, from the coding sequence ATGAAGTTCCGCAAGCCTCGACGAGACGTGCTCGTCGTTCTCCAGAACCTCGCCCTGGCGGCCGCCATCTGCCTCACATCGCAGCTCGGGTTGGTGATCGGGCTCGATCGGGGAGGAACCAGTCCTTTCTGGCCGCCCACCGGGGTCGCGGTGGTTGCGCTGCTCACCCTCGGGGTCGACATGTGGCCGGGGATCCTGCTGGGGTCCACGATCGTCAACGTGTTCACCGGACCGTTGATCGCGGCGATACCCACCGCTTTCGGTACGACACTGGCATGTCTGTGTGCGTTCTGGATGCTGCGAAGGGTCGGTTTCCGGAACGAGTTGGACCGGCTGAAGGACGCACTGGCGCTGGTGTTCCTCGGCGCGCTCTCCGCCATGCTGATCAGTTCCACGGTGGGGACCACGCTTCTGCTGTCCACCGGCGTGGTGTCACTCGGCACCTTCCTCCCCACCTGGCTGACCTGGTGGACCGGAGATGCCATGGGTGTTCTGGTCGTCGCGCCGCTGTTGCTGACCATGGTCAAGCTTTCGTGGCGCCGGTACCGCTATGTCGACGCTGCCCGGCTTGCGGAGTTCGTGATGTTGATGGTGGCCACGTTCGGGCTGATGCTGTTCACCGAGAAGTCACTGGGCGTCCTCTTCGTGGCATTCCCTCTGCTCGTGTGGGCCGCCTGGCGCTTCCAGCTACCCGGTGCGGCGCCGGTGGGACTCCTCGCTTCGGCGATGGCCATCCACGCCGCGGTGGTGGGATACGGCGCCTTCGACGGCAAGAACCAGTCCGAAACGATGACGATCCTGCAGTTGTTCAACGGGTCGATCGCCCTGACCGCTCTCCTGCTCTCGGTCGCCGTCACCGAACGCATGAGGATGCAGGCCGAACTCGAACGCGCCTGCGGGCAACTCGGTGACGTCATCGACCACATCGACCAGGCGATGCGTCCGGGTGAGCCCTCCCACCTGCGCCAGTGGGCCGAGGAGCGCACCACGAGCAAGCGGTCATGA
- a CDS encoding amidohydrolase, with amino-acid sequence MAGTSAVRSVLAGLSDTRDWQQDLYRDLHRHPELSHQERRTAGKVAERLGRAGFDVHEGVGGTGVVGVLRNGDGPTVLLRADMDALPVRETTGLSYASTATVADDGRGEVPVAHACGHDLHVACLLGAATLLADGAGQWNGTLIALFQPAEEAGDGAKGMVDAGLTQLIPTPDVALAQHVLPAPAGVIGTRSGPVLSAADNVRVTVHGHGGHGSMPQATVDPVVLAAMIVVRLQTVVSRETPPDETAVLTVGSIQAGTKSNIIPDSAELLLNVRTYSEQTRRRILDAVRRIVTAECVASGCPREPDFELFDRYPVTSNDPTATDRVTRAFTEVFGEKVQTIKPQTASEDFSDIPSAMGVPYTYWGLGGIDEDSYQRAAAAGRVSQDIPVNHSPKFAPVIQPTLDVGTSALVVAAMAWLATG; translated from the coding sequence ATGGCGGGTACGTCGGCTGTGCGGTCCGTCCTTGCCGGGCTGAGTGACACCCGGGACTGGCAGCAGGATCTCTACCGGGATCTTCATCGACACCCCGAGCTGTCCCACCAGGAGAGGCGGACTGCCGGGAAGGTCGCCGAGCGGCTCGGCAGAGCAGGATTCGACGTACACGAAGGCGTCGGAGGAACCGGTGTCGTGGGCGTGCTGCGCAACGGCGACGGCCCGACGGTGCTGTTGCGCGCGGACATGGACGCCCTGCCGGTACGCGAAACCACCGGGCTGTCGTACGCCAGCACCGCTACGGTCGCCGACGACGGACGCGGCGAGGTACCGGTCGCCCATGCCTGCGGACACGACCTGCACGTGGCCTGCCTGCTCGGCGCCGCGACACTGCTGGCCGACGGCGCCGGGCAGTGGAACGGGACGCTGATCGCGCTGTTCCAGCCTGCCGAGGAGGCCGGAGACGGCGCCAAGGGCATGGTCGACGCCGGTCTGACACAGCTGATCCCGACACCGGACGTGGCGTTGGCCCAGCACGTGTTGCCGGCGCCGGCCGGCGTCATCGGCACCCGCTCCGGGCCCGTGCTGTCGGCCGCCGACAACGTCCGGGTCACCGTGCACGGCCACGGCGGCCACGGTTCGATGCCGCAGGCGACGGTGGATCCGGTGGTGCTGGCCGCGATGATCGTGGTCCGGCTCCAGACCGTCGTCTCTCGCGAGACGCCGCCGGACGAGACAGCGGTCCTGACGGTCGGCAGCATCCAGGCGGGGACGAAGAGCAACATCATCCCCGACTCGGCCGAACTGCTGCTCAACGTGCGCACCTACAGCGAGCAGACCAGGCGGCGAATTCTGGACGCCGTACGCCGCATCGTCACCGCCGAGTGCGTTGCGTCCGGGTGCCCGCGGGAGCCCGACTTCGAACTGTTCGACCGCTATCCGGTGACCAGCAACGATCCCACCGCGACCGACCGGGTGACGCGCGCCTTCACGGAGGTCTTCGGCGAGAAGGTGCAGACGATCAAGCCGCAGACCGCGAGCGAGGACTTCAGCGACATCCCTTCTGCAATGGGAGTTCCGTACACCTACTGGGGGCTCGGCGGGATCGACGAGGACAGCTACCAGCGGGCGGCCGCCGCGGGGCGCGTCAGCCAGGACATCCCGGTGAACCACTCGCCGAAGTTCGCCCCCGTCATCCAGCCCACGCTCGATGTCGGAACGTCGGCACTGGTCGTGGCCGCCATGGCCTGGCTGGCGACCGGCTGA
- a CDS encoding NADPH-dependent FMN reductase, which produces MRTYRVGYFVGSLSSASINRILSKALIRLAPRDLEFHEIPIGNLPLYSPDFDSDFPPEPRALKSAIAASDAILFVTPEYNRSIPGPLKNAIDWASRPSGNNSFDHLPAAVIGASPGKIGTALAQQGLRAVLGFCNARQMTAPEAYITFQPDMFSADGDVSDETTATFLADYMREFRVHIERVLTVIPRP; this is translated from the coding sequence GTGAGGACGTACAGGGTCGGGTACTTCGTCGGCAGCCTCTCGTCCGCCTCCATCAACCGGATCCTCAGCAAGGCGCTGATCCGGCTGGCTCCGCGAGACCTCGAGTTCCACGAGATCCCGATCGGCAACCTGCCGCTCTACAGCCCCGACTTCGACAGTGACTTCCCGCCCGAACCGAGGGCCCTCAAGAGCGCGATCGCCGCCTCGGACGCGATCTTGTTCGTGACGCCGGAGTACAACCGATCCATCCCGGGGCCGCTGAAGAACGCGATCGACTGGGCCTCGCGGCCCAGTGGGAACAACTCGTTCGACCACCTGCCCGCGGCCGTCATCGGGGCCTCGCCCGGCAAGATCGGGACAGCCCTGGCCCAACAGGGCCTGCGCGCTGTCCTGGGTTTCTGCAACGCCAGGCAGATGACCGCCCCGGAGGCCTACATCACCTTCCAGCCCGACATGTTCAGCGCCGACGGTGACGTCTCCGACGAGACCACAGCCACCTTCCTCGCCGACTACATGCGCGAGTTCCGGGTCCACATCGAGCGTGTGCTGACCGTGATCCCGCGTCCCTGA